The following nucleotide sequence is from Hylaeus volcanicus isolate JK05 chromosome 3, UHH_iyHylVolc1.0_haploid, whole genome shotgun sequence.
GGACTGTATCGAcgtgaatattttctaaattaagtGCGTgtgatatttgtttatattcgcgcttaataaatgttcgatttttatttcaagactGGTCTCATTTCTCGTTCCATGAGAGAAAGTGTTGAtgattgtaatttatatgGAGAGTGTGATTGTCATTGGGGCAAACTTGAGTATgaaaatttggtaattttaaGTTACCTGAGACATTGTACTCtgattaataacaataacctAGAAGAACGAGTACAATGGTCCTCGATGGGTTGAGTGCTCAGGCTACTCTTCTACATTTATCGAACTACATAGAAGCATTAAGAGCCAAttgtaacgaaacattttttgttactacagtaaaatctccttaaatgcaGAAACTTctatacgataaatgcacaaaaaccatccccaccactgAGGTGTGTAGCTTTTGAGGGGTCGAGGAGTTCGATCGACGAGCAGTATCACACTGATTCGCTCCGTCCCACactgtgatatttcagcgatctagcgggccaagggttaaataaaatatggataGAATGCCCCTTTAACAATGGAAGAGAAAACTGGACGAAAGGGCGAAAGAACAGAAGacgttttacattaaaaacatACTTTGTTATTCGACAACCGCTATATCTCAACGTAAACATAGCGTCGCAAATAGCAGAACAACACACTTaagtatttatttccattgcGTATATAAGTACACACTTATCTCGTTATTCGTGTTAACAATAAGTACCCGCGACAACGAGCGTCGAGCTTCTGCGCGTCGAGCCGCGGCACGTCCAGTACCGCGGCTCGATTAAGTATGATACGTTGGGATAAACTAGAGCATGGTTACCAGTTCCCATCATCACACCAAAACGAACCTAGGATCCCGTTTTCGCGACGAGCCTTCATTATTCCTTTTCACAACAAATTCAGCAAGTATCGTTAACAACATCCCTCGTGTTCGTCAACAATTCGACGGTCTCGCGCCGAACGTACGGGATAACAAGTCTCGGCTTCGATCTCGAAAACAGGATAACCATCGGTTTCCTACAATTccctaattacaaaattcattcGGATCCGCGTCCACTTATAACAATTCAATCACGTAGGACGCGCATCGTTTCGTATTAAGTATCGCTTCCAAACCGCAGTGAAAAAAGACGGGGATCAAAGCGCGAAAATTGTTCCTGGGAAAAGGAACGTCTACCTACGTTACTTGGATCGGCCTGCGCGAAGGGTTATCGTCTTCCAAAAGAGGAACCCCCCCGTCCTAGCGGCAGGGCAAGCTAAAATTTAtcatctaaaataaataaactaacgATAATACTTTCTCGAAGGCGTGCCACCCTCGAAATACTAATAAAAGGAGGACGAAGAAAGATCGGGTCAAAAGGGACCCCTTTAGTCGAAGTACAGCAATGCTCGAGGAACGTCTTCAGCCAATCGAGCTGTCGTGAACGCCGCGGCATTCTAAATGCACGTGCGAACGATGTTGGAGATCGTACCGGGAAGCTGTCACATCGTTCCGTCGTTGAACACTTACGATTTATGCCTGCTGTCCGATCGCGGTGAAGATGAACAGGTCTATTAAGCGCGTTCAGGCTAAACCTAGTCTGTGAGACGCTGGTGGCTCGTTTCGTCTAACAGCTGAACAGATTTGGCTCGTGATTGTCGCGTGACAACAAATGCAGTGACAGAATAGCAGAGATCCTACGTGGTATCCGAGTCCACGGTGTCGAACAGGCGTGTCGAATAGCAAACAGTGATAGATCGTTCCGGTGGCCACTGTCCGTCAGTCAAGGTGCTGCGATGAAGTCGGCTCGTTTACCTTCGAAATGTACAAGTGATAGGTTCTACGAGGGTAGAATGTCGAGTTCGAGGACGCTCTGCGCGTTGGGAGACAGTCCGTCTTCGCTTTTGTGCACTAGGATGTTCTTGAAGTCTCTAAGCTTCTGAGGCTGAAGAGCTATGGCCGTGTTTCTGGGCAGGGTCGCTATAGGGTTCGTACTGTGGCTCTTGTACGGCCTCTCGTAACGATTTATACCATTCTCCGATTCCGAATTATGCCTCCTCTTAGACGTCAGCTCTATCTTTGGCTGCTTGATCACGGGATCCCTGTCCTCGAAGCAGGGGACGGTCTGCATCGATACCGTGTTCCGACGGTCGTTGAAGAGCGACCTGGGGTTCAAGGTCACCTCGGTGGCCGAACCGAAGTGCTTGAAGTTCGCGCAGACCGGACTGTTCATGAAGCTGGTATCCACGGGACGGCAGGGTTCGGTGACTCGTTTCTCTATTTTGATCTCGGTGACGTTTTGACGAATCAGTATGTCTGGCGCGGCTTCGGGTAGGGGTTCTTGGGAGAGCGGTGGCCATTTCGAGTCGCGCGCCATGTCGCGATCGATGGCGAGGAACTTTCTTCTGGACTTATCGACGTTGTGCCAACGGTAGCGCAATTTGCCGAAGATGAGGTAGTCGATGAAAAAGTACTCCACCAGGAACGATATGACGAAGTTTGCGACACCGTAACCGAccaaaatgaaacgaaagctGACGCTCTCGGGAAGCACTAGCTCGAACCATTCGGACAACCATTCGAAGGGAAACGTTGCGAGGTAGATAGAGAATAGGCTCATGAAGATGAACGAGGTGAGGAGACCGTAATTCGTGAACAGAGACTTCCTGTACGGATGGCCCTTCGAGAACGCCACTGCCAGGATGATGTACTGCATGGAGCTAATAATGAAGACCGTGTAATTCTCCGTGCATCCCACGTCGTCCTTGTCTTCGATGGCTGTGGCGTTGAACGCCTCGAACCAATCCATTTGACGAAGGTGCCAGAGACTGGCGTATTGAAAGATGCCCACAATTAAGATCTGAGTCACCAGACTGAGGATCGGTGTCGTGCTGATCAAACTGTTCAGAGGGGCGGTCTTGGCCAGCGGACCGTCGTAGGCCTGAGTGCGACCGAAGAAGAAGGCGAAGATTGAGATGATGAAGAGATCTATGTAGAGGAATTCTATGTCGGTTAAGTTTGACTCGATTCCGTACAAGAGCATCACGGAGATGAACTGGGTGAGCGAGTAGCTGGCCATATACTTGAAGATACCGAAGGATGTAACCAAAGCAGCGCGACCTTCTCGAATCACCGTCAACACGCAAGAAATGTTGGTTTCGCGGCTGGTAAACGGGGAAGCCACCGATGATTCGGTGTCGGAGAGAGAAATTCCTGTGTGGGCCGCCTTCAGGGCTCCGCAATCGTTCGCGCCATCGCCTACCATAGCTGAAAAAATACGTATGGTGAACAGTGGTCTGGTTAGAGAACGGGAATagaattaaatcaattatttttaatggtCGGAAGTGTGTACCTTTAACAATATACACtctagattttatttaaaaattcacaaaattcacatattttactttgcataAATTGAATCTTTTCGTCATTGTacgtaaaaaagtataaagtggtaaaagaATGATTACTTcacaagatatttaaaataattatcctCGTTTCaagttgttatttttttacgtttcaagCATTACTTATTTATCCAAATAGGAAAATAGAAATCACCCTTGAAGCTAACGAGACACTTACCAACATAGTACCCTAAAGACTGCAATTCTTGAACAAGCTGTTGTTTCTGGTCAGGGGACATCCTTGCGAAGATTGCACCGCGAGTGACCAGTTTTGGGATCAATTCGGGGTAGTACTGCTTGATCAACGACCACGTTTTACCAGTGAGCGCAAAGACATATTTGTTCTTCGCGAGCTGTAAACTGAAAACGTAGAAtacagatattaaaaaatcactGTAAAAAGATATAGGTTGTACAAGCAATAATTTCGTCCACCTTGAATATCTCTGCTATTTATAGTTCTATGAAAAAACTTGCCTCGACAAAGTTGTATTGTTATAAAGGACTCCTGTAatagtagaataaaatttggcCATTTCGAGGTTATTATTGTTCTTTTATATCgataactatattttttaaatctttattcAAGGCGAGTCAGCTAAACTCTTACCTATTATAGTTTATCgattattcaacaaattttattaaaatgtaactaAGGTTCTTATAAAGTCCTGACGCCTCTAATGGCGAAATTGGCCCTTCAGCTTCTAAAGTTTGCCGATCACCACTCTATTCTGACTACAAATAACGAAGATATCCAAGATGGTTAAAGTCGTTGCCACATACTTACTCATCGGATAAGTAATTGACATCGTTTTTGAACTGATTGTTCCCAAATGATCCACTCTCCACCGTTTCCAAGCTAGCCACGCTGTTCAAGTCTGTCATCTCGCTGAAGTCGCCGTGTTCCATTGGCGAGATGGGCGACGGTTGACTGTTGCTCTTCGTGAAGTAAATCTGTGGTTTCATTTGGTTTTGCTGAGTCGCCGACACCGCAACGACAGGTGTCCCTGGCTTAACGATATCGCAGTCTCTGGCGACTGACAGGGCGGTCAACATGTTGTCCCCGGTGACCATGACGGTTTTGATGCAGGCAGTGTTCAAAGCACTGATAACAGGCGTGGTCTCCGGTTTCAGCCTGTTCTCCATGATTACGAATGCCAAGAATGTCAGATCGGACTCAGCGGACTCTCGACCAAGTCGTTGGACTTTGGCGTAAGGAAGACGATTTAGGGATTTGTGTGCGAGGGCGATTACGCGATAGCCTTCCGAGGTATAATTCTGTAGAACGACGCCAAAGTCTGGTGGAACTGCAACAGGAACGCGATCAATTGTAATTCCATGctgaatatttatacgtattatGAAAGCGGATATTAAGACGAATTCATTCATGGTGCGATACAACTACCTCCAAGGTCTTGCAAAGTCAGAgatcaaagaaataattaaaatgatttaattctttatttaagaTAGCTATTATTTCGAACGAAttgatattacttttatttttaaataactgtaTTGAACATAACgatccaaaataaattatttcaattgaaatttacCTAGGTCAGTAATTAAAATGGAGAAATCAAAACAGAATTAAAGTTGTTAGAAgaaaacaacaattatttatgactcatctcaataaaattgattgcGTCACTTACTGGACTCCGCCTTGGAGAGACTCAGGATCATTTCTGGACTGCCCTTGCAGTAGAGATCGTAATGATTAGCGCCCAATGTTCTGGTGATAACACTCATTCTCTGAAGCGTGGACGTGAAAGGAAA
It contains:
- the LOC128874165 gene encoding polyamine-transporting ATPase 13A3-like isoform X1, producing MPPTPSKLNLNFARNAYNVFGTRGNNAAADNQHEQKTELLEGARGNGLLRMKNGVDYVNPGEEDQMEIYGFRRNKLLTAVTWFLIIVTVGLLRLVFHWVPRLMILATHSRCRLEDADTVLLVEKFQGKHTSYYVKKLKTLSAQDVLNKPFDGESLMDNEPWVENGSMITIKEEVKEEYPTVSLHLVGGQFKQVPSIVLFHCKKLTYVWDPERSEFLKLRGLDIDVLTSTLHQMQGLNYHEQHMRRCVYGNNEILIPVKSILTLLCLEVLNPFYVFQLFSFFLWIADNYYYYAMVILAMSSAGIVMAVFQTRKNQQNLLSTVHSSDVATVMRDRATGQTATVPAERLVPGDILVIPSHGCLMPCDAVLLTGNCILNESMLTGESVPITKTPIPSSNEITYDTKEHARHTLFCGTRVIQTRYYGSEKVLAVVVRTGFNTSKGGLVRSIMYPPPVDFKFEQDSYKFVILLAGIASIGVIYTIVTKIMRGVQSSHIALEALDLITIVVPPALPAAMTVGRLVAQRRLEKNKIYCTSPRTINVSGSIDCICFDKTGTLTEDGLDMWGVVPGLDRKFQLPVKDITSLPLNDVLIGMVTCHGITIIDNQPVGDPLDLKMFESTGWTLEEPDVSDTSKFSMLFPTVVRPPKGSKLLKKSPNDLRISLGRKDSMSSDVVDNVSLNNFDAALADSTAELGEQGLEIGIVRQFPFTSTLQRMSVITRTLGANHYDLYCKGSPEMILSLSKAESIPPDFGVVLQNYTSEGYRVIALAHKSLNRLPYAKVQRLGRESAESDLTFLAFVIMENRLKPETTPVISALNTACIKTVMVTGDNMLTALSVARDCDIVKPGTPVVAVSATQQNQMKPQIYFTKSNSQPSPISPMEHGDFSEMTDLNSVASLETVESGSFGNNQFKNDVNYLSDDLQLAKNKYVFALTGKTWSLIKQYYPELIPKLVTRGAIFARMSPDQKQQLVQELQSLGYYVAMVGDGANDCGALKAAHTGISLSDTESSVASPFTSRETNISCVLTVIREGRAALVTSFGIFKYMASYSLTQFISVMLLYGIESNLTDIEFLYIDLFIISIFAFFFGRTQAYDGPLAKTAPLNSLISTTPILSLVTQILIVGIFQYASLWHLRQMDWFEAFNATAIEDKDDVGCTENYTVFIISSMQYIILAVAFSKGHPYRKSLFTNYGLLTSFIFMSLFSIYLATFPFEWLSEWFELVLPESVSFRFILVGYGVANFVISFLVEYFFIDYLIFGKLRYRWHNVDKSRRKFLAIDRDMARDSKWPPLSQEPLPEAAPDILIRQNVTEIKIEKRVTEPCRPVDTSFMNSPVCANFKHFGSATEVTLNPRSLFNDRRNTVSMQTVPCFEDRDPVIKQPKIELTSKRRHNSESENGINRYERPYKSHSTNPIATLPRNTAIALQPQKLRDFKNILVHKSEDGLSPNAQSVLELDILPS
- the LOC128874165 gene encoding polyamine-transporting ATPase 13A3-like isoform X2, whose product is MPNSPTTTAGGIPRGRVTDFERASSEPRINTMDGARGNGLLRMKNGVDYVNPGEEDQMEIYGFRRNKLLTAVTWFLIIVTVGLLRLVFHWVPRLMILATHSRCRLEDADTVLLVEKFQGKHTSYYVKKLKTLSAQDVLNKPFDGESLMDNEPWVENGSMITIKEEVKEEYPTVSLHLVGGQFKQVPSIVLFHCKKLTYVWDPERSEFLKLRGLDIDVLTSTLHQMQGLNYHEQHMRRCVYGNNEILIPVKSILTLLCLEVLNPFYVFQLFSFFLWIADNYYYYAMVILAMSSAGIVMAVFQTRKNQQNLLSTVHSSDVATVMRDRATGQTATVPAERLVPGDILVIPSHGCLMPCDAVLLTGNCILNESMLTGESVPITKTPIPSSNEITYDTKEHARHTLFCGTRVIQTRYYGSEKVLAVVVRTGFNTSKGGLVRSIMYPPPVDFKFEQDSYKFVILLAGIASIGVIYTIVTKIMRGVQSSHIALEALDLITIVVPPALPAAMTVGRLVAQRRLEKNKIYCTSPRTINVSGSIDCICFDKTGTLTEDGLDMWGVVPGLDRKFQLPVKDITSLPLNDVLIGMVTCHGITIIDNQPVGDPLDLKMFESTGWTLEEPDVSDTSKFSMLFPTVVRPPKGSKLLKKSPNDLRISLGRKDSMSSDVVDNVSLNNFDAALADSTAELGEQGLEIGIVRQFPFTSTLQRMSVITRTLGANHYDLYCKGSPEMILSLSKAESIPPDFGVVLQNYTSEGYRVIALAHKSLNRLPYAKVQRLGRESAESDLTFLAFVIMENRLKPETTPVISALNTACIKTVMVTGDNMLTALSVARDCDIVKPGTPVVAVSATQQNQMKPQIYFTKSNSQPSPISPMEHGDFSEMTDLNSVASLETVESGSFGNNQFKNDVNYLSDDLQLAKNKYVFALTGKTWSLIKQYYPELIPKLVTRGAIFARMSPDQKQQLVQELQSLGYYVAMVGDGANDCGALKAAHTGISLSDTESSVASPFTSRETNISCVLTVIREGRAALVTSFGIFKYMASYSLTQFISVMLLYGIESNLTDIEFLYIDLFIISIFAFFFGRTQAYDGPLAKTAPLNSLISTTPILSLVTQILIVGIFQYASLWHLRQMDWFEAFNATAIEDKDDVGCTENYTVFIISSMQYIILAVAFSKGHPYRKSLFTNYGLLTSFIFMSLFSIYLATFPFEWLSEWFELVLPESVSFRFILVGYGVANFVISFLVEYFFIDYLIFGKLRYRWHNVDKSRRKFLAIDRDMARDSKWPPLSQEPLPEAAPDILIRQNVTEIKIEKRVTEPCRPVDTSFMNSPVCANFKHFGSATEVTLNPRSLFNDRRNTVSMQTVPCFEDRDPVIKQPKIELTSKRRHNSESENGINRYERPYKSHSTNPIATLPRNTAIALQPQKLRDFKNILVHKSEDGLSPNAQSVLELDILPS